GGAAAATCTGCTGCGACACGAGCGCCGTGCTGGAGCGCTCGCTCGCCCATCTGGCGGGGCTCGGTTGGATCGGCAAGAACACGTGCCTGATTCACCCGCGCCTCGGCAGCTACCTGTTTCTCGCCGAGGCGTTCGTCTCGCGCGAAACGGGCGGCGCGCCGTCGGCCATGCCCGATCATTGCGGGTCGTGCAACCGCTGCCTCGTCGCTTGTCCGACCGGCGCGTTTCCCGCCGCGGGCGTGCTCGACGCGCGCCGGTGTCTTTCTTACTGGACGCTTGAAAAACGGAGCGGGCCGGACGCCGAATCCGGCGACATCGACGCCGTGCGCGGCTGGGTCGCGGGATGCGACATCTGCCAAGAGGTCTGCCCTTTCAACCGCAAGCCGTCACCGAGCCGCGACGATGCATGGCTCGACGCCGCCGCCGACGCGACCGCGACGGCGCGCTGGGAAGATCTCGTCGTCGAGCCGGAGACGGCCTACGCGGCGCGCGTCGCGGCATCCGCGCTCTCGTGGGTGCGCCCCGCGCATTTTCGTCGAAACGTCGCATTGGCGCTGGCGTCTCGCGCGGATGCGTTGGACGCGAATCGAAGGGGCGTTCTCGCCGAGCTCGTCGCGACGGCCCGCGACGCGGAAACGGATGTGAACACGCGGAGAGCGTGGGAGTCCTGCGAGACGCGGCTTCGCAACGCGGATCAGCGCGAGAAGTAGCGCTCCGCGACGCGCGCGAACATCTCCACGCCGAGGGGCAGCGCGTCTTCGTCGAAGTCGAATTCGGGGTGATGGTGCGGCTTGTCGAAACCCTTGGCCGGATTCGCACTGCCGAGAAAAAAGAAGCACCCGGGGCGCGCCTGCAGAAAGTACGACATGTCCTCCGCGCCCATTGTCACGCCCTGCGTGATAATGCGATCCGGACCGAGCAGATCCGCAGCGCACTCCTGCACCAGTGCGGACATCGCCGCGTCGTTCACCGTGACGGGGTAGTGGTCGGTCCACTCGTAGCGATATGTCGCGCCCATCGCGCGGCAAGCGCCGCCCGCGAGCGTCTCGATGCGTCCCTTCATCTCGCCGCGCAGCGTGGGATCGAGCGTGCGCACGGTGCCGCGCAGTTGCACCTCCTGCGCGATGATGTTGAAGTTCGAGCCGCCGTTGATCTGGCCGATGGTGACGACGGCGGGCTGCGTGGGATCGATGTTGCGCGAGACGAGCGTTTGCATGGCGGTCACCACGTGCGCAGCGACGACGACCGCGTCCACGGTCTGGTGCGGCAGCGCGCCGTGTCCGCCGCGTCCCACCACCGTGAAGACGAATTCGTCCGCGCTCGCCAGCACGGGTCCGGCGTGCGTTCCGAGGGTGCCGACGGGAAACTCGTTCCACAGGTGCAGGCCGACGATGGCATCCACGCGCGGGTCGTCGAGTGCCCCCTCGTCAATCATGGGTTTCGCGCCGCCGGGACCTTCCTCCGCGGGCTGGAAG
Above is a window of Deltaproteobacteria bacterium DNA encoding:
- the queG gene encoding tRNA epoxyqueuosine(34) reductase QueG, with the protein product MSGVDSISSTVNDFGLALTGAALRHGFDLAGVLDLDAAMPALAEHSGRFGEWIDAGRHGEMEYLPRGAARRADPRALRPEARGVLCVAMAYGPVAEPLSGDDARYARYLRGRDYHRVLPERLEAALGEVRAGHDFTWKICCDTSAVLERSLAHLAGLGWIGKNTCLIHPRLGSYLFLAEAFVSRETGGAPSAMPDHCGSCNRCLVACPTGAFPAAGVLDARRCLSYWTLEKRSGPDAESGDIDAVRGWVAGCDICQEVCPFNRKPSPSRDDAWLDAAADATATARWEDLVVEPETAYAARVAASALSWVRPAHFRRNVALALASRADALDANRRGVLAELVATARDAETDVNTRRAWESCETRLRNADQREK
- a CDS encoding amidohydrolase; translated protein: MTVAIRPEILALRGQLVETRRDLHRHPEIGFEEVRTSGIVEARLRELGFDVKRVATTGVVGTIVGDAADGPTLAYRADMDALPLQELKDSPYTSTNAGRMHACGHDGHTSILLGFAHYLTTRRASLPGRVKLLFQPAEEGPGGAKPMIDEGALDDPRVDAIVGLHLWNEFPVGTLGTHAGPVLASADEFVFTVVGRGGHGALPHQTVDAVVVAAHVVTAMQTLVSRNIDPTQPAVVTIGQINGGSNFNIIAQEVQLRGTVRTLDPTLRGEMKGRIETLAGGACRAMGATYRYEWTDHYPVTVNDAAMSALVQECAADLLGPDRIITQGVTMGAEDMSYFLQARPGCFFFLGSANPAKGFDKPHHHPEFDFDEDALPLGVEMFARVAERYFSR